The following proteins come from a genomic window of Lytechinus pictus isolate F3 Inbred chromosome 1, Lp3.0, whole genome shotgun sequence:
- the LOC129267370 gene encoding solute carrier organic anion transporter family member 4A1-like: MTSSSGDSMLLYYWLFIIGQVLHGWGGSTLYTVGITYMDESLPSSTFGLYMGIFTAMNAVGPALGYLIGGAMLSDLYNDITTPLSSLDITPDNPVWVGAWWLGFLINAGLIFIFAFLNLGFPKKLPVMDKILQEKRNESQAGCEFESRDGSYLEVLQDFPKALLGLFKNPPFIFLSLIATCEWFVYAGLTTFGPKFFESQLNISSGDASYDIGIISVSAGIVGSLISGVLMKRLNLSVRGLLKLSVICAVVSLLSQFVFLFPCPDIPFAGVTVPYGNGQGSLNSTNISAPCHGSCACSDTFDPVCGEDDILYYSACHAGCSAQEQTLDGKIKYVNCSCVSNPAYPNGDSFVSGTVERGRCSQKCGYRWLFYILMFVALISTSMLIVPTWAATVRCVEHSLRGLALGVQTVMYGALGNVPAPVVFGLLIDRSCLLWETACNGSRSCWLYDNKQFANSFFLLTVIFKSSSLIFCIAALLSYKPVSAGVPTDSSPSNLPEFARRFSRKVSIRLSTKTRGSVYPVDT; this comes from the exons atgacgtcatcatccggCGATTCAATGCTGCTTTACTATTGGTTGTTCATCATCGGTCAGGTGTTACATGGATGGGGCGGGTCTACCCTCTACACTGTCGGTATTACGTATATGGATGAGAGTTTACCGTCTTCGACATTCGGCCTTTATATGG GAATCTTCACCGCTATGAACGCCGTTGGACCAGCTCTGGGTTACCTGATAGGCGGCGCCATGCTGTCAGACCTGTACAATGATATCACAACACCTTTGTCAAG TTTGGACATCACCCCTGATAATCCTGTCTGGGTCGGAGCTTGGTGGTTGGGATTTTTAATCAATGCTGGGCTCATCTTCATCTTCGCTTTCCTCAACCTTGGCTTTCCAAAGAAACTACCAG TAATGGATAAAATTTTACAAGAGAAGAGAAACGAATCTCAAGCTGGTTGCGAGTTCGAATCCCGGGACGGTTCGTACCTCGAAGTTCTTCAAGACTTCCCCAAGGCTCTTTTAGGCCTCTTCAAAAACCCTCCTTTCATCTTCCTGTCATTGATCGCTACCTGTGAGTGGTTTGTCTACGCCGGCCTTACAACATTCGGCCCAAAGTTTTTCGAATCTCAACTCAACATCTCGTCCGGGGACGCAAGCTATGatatag GAATCATCAGCGTCTCGGCTGGCATCGTAGGTTCCCTGATAAGTGGAGTATTGATGAAACGACTGAATTTATCTGTCAGAGGTCTTTTGAAGCTGAGTGTCATATGTGCCGTAGTGTCTCTCCTGTCGCAGTTCGTATTTCTCTTCCCTTGCCCTGATATTCCTTTTGCTGGAGTGACGGTTCCCTATGGTAATGG CCAAGGCTCCCTCaatagcacaaatatttcagCACCATGTCACGGTTCCTGCGCATGCTCAGATACATTTGACCCCGTCTGTGGAGAGGATGATATCCTATACTACTCGGCCTGTCACGCTGGATGCTCTGCGCAAGAGCAAACATTGGATGGCAAAATA AAATACGTGAATTGTTCGTGTGTTTCAAACCCCGCTTATCCAAACGGGGACTCATTCGTGTCTGGGACCGTCGAGAGAGGACGCTGTTCACAAAAATGTGGCTACCGATGGTTATTTTACATATTGATGTTCGTTGCCCTTATTTCGACGTCGATGTTAATAGTTCCAACATGGGCAGCAACAGTAAG GTGTGTTGAACATAGTCTTAGAGGCCTAGCTCTCGGTGTCCAAACAGTTATGTATGGAGCATTGG GCAATGTTCCCGCTCCCGTCGTATTCGGGCTCCTTATTGACCGCTCCTGCCTCCTGTGGGAGACAGCTTGCAACGGCTCCCGCTCCTGCTGGCTCTACGATAACAAGCAATTCGCcaactctttttttctcctcaccGTCATCTTCAAATCGTCCTCCCTCATCTTCTGTATAGCAGCGCTTCTCAGCTACAAACCGGTCTCTGCCGGTGTCCCGACGGATTCCAGCCCCAGCAATCTGCCGGAGTTCGCCCGGCGGTTTAGTAGGAAAGTGTCGATACGGTTGTCCACGAAAACGCGAGGATCGGTCTACCCCGTGGATACATGA